A single Paenibacillus kribbensis DNA region contains:
- a CDS encoding efflux RND transporter periplasmic adaptor subunit, translating to MNKKSALIATTLLLSVALAGCGGGEAPAASPAAQKAIPIQVAKVAKGSLADSTGIVGSFAPKDTTQVSPKISGKIQNINLTVGQKVNKGDVLFTIDQKDLQDTITQNQESYQVALANLKQAESGAAQSVQQAETSVDQAKSALVQQDNSITQAQNGLVDAQNSVRDAQSTLTRNQQLFSAGAVSQSELEQSQIAHRKAQTALENAQIALHNAQTSKESAQTTYSNAQKSLRLAQQKTGIDVARASVNQSKAALDTARSQLVDAVVRAPMSGTISVVAGTTGQMVSPQSAVATIANTNPILAKVNVSEEDLLKLNVGSTVTVGIDSLGKRIEAKVTAVNPVMDNDLKAYPVEISVPNPSGEFKSGMVVTVYMKSEAAHNILVTQDAITEQAGKKYAYVVEGSTAKRVEVQTGEESAKQVEVTKGLTEGQTIAVKGISLLTDGAKVNIVK from the coding sequence ATGAATAAAAAAAGTGCTCTGATTGCCACGACATTGCTTTTATCAGTTGCATTGGCAGGCTGCGGTGGGGGAGAGGCCCCCGCTGCTTCACCTGCTGCGCAAAAAGCAATTCCGATCCAGGTAGCAAAAGTAGCTAAAGGCAGTCTGGCAGATTCAACAGGTATTGTAGGCAGCTTTGCGCCTAAAGATACGACTCAGGTTTCCCCGAAAATTAGCGGAAAAATACAGAACATTAATTTGACGGTAGGGCAAAAGGTAAACAAAGGCGATGTTTTGTTTACGATTGATCAGAAAGACCTTCAGGATACAATTACACAAAATCAAGAATCCTATCAGGTTGCACTGGCTAATTTAAAACAGGCGGAGTCTGGAGCAGCACAATCAGTTCAGCAGGCTGAGACTAGTGTAGACCAAGCTAAAAGTGCACTTGTTCAGCAGGATAATTCTATTACACAAGCTCAGAATGGGCTGGTGGATGCTCAAAATTCCGTGCGTGATGCTCAAAGCACGCTAACTCGGAATCAGCAACTCTTTAGTGCTGGTGCTGTTTCGCAATCTGAATTAGAGCAGTCTCAAATAGCGCATAGAAAAGCTCAGACAGCGCTGGAAAATGCTCAAATTGCACTTCATAATGCCCAAACGTCCAAGGAGAGTGCGCAAACAACATACAGTAATGCTCAAAAATCATTACGTCTTGCACAGCAAAAAACGGGTATTGATGTGGCGCGTGCTTCGGTGAATCAGTCCAAGGCTGCTTTGGATACGGCACGTAGTCAGCTTGTCGACGCTGTCGTCAGAGCCCCTATGTCAGGCACTATTTCGGTAGTGGCAGGTACAACAGGGCAAATGGTCAGCCCTCAGTCAGCTGTAGCTACAATTGCAAACACCAATCCGATCCTTGCCAAGGTAAATGTATCTGAAGAGGATCTGCTTAAGCTAAACGTAGGCTCCACTGTAACTGTAGGGATAGACTCGTTGGGCAAGCGAATTGAGGCTAAAGTGACAGCAGTCAATCCGGTTATGGATAATGATCTTAAGGCATATCCTGTCGAAATATCAGTCCCTAATCCTTCTGGCGAGTTCAAATCTGGCATGGTAGTGACTGTTTACATGAAATCAGAAGCTGCACACAATATTCTCGTAACGCAGGATGCAATTACGGAGCAGGCGGGGAAAAAGTATGCGTATGTAGTTGAGGGATCCACGGCTAAGCGGGTAGAGGTGCAAACAGGCGAGGAAAGTGCCAAGCAGGTTGAAGTAACCAAAGGGCTTACTGAAGGACAGACTATTGCCGTTAAAGGTATAAGTCTGCTTACAGATGGTGCGAAGGTTAATATAGTGAAGTAA
- a CDS encoding efflux RND transporter permease subunit: MSQFSIRRPVTVFMLIIALLIGGGIFALRLPVEQMPDMKLPIAVVATSIPNSTPTEVEELVTKPIEKGLASIENVDTIQSQSSEGSSMVIVQFNWGVDINQATLDMRDKIDGVRGSLPKAANSPRVLKLDINATPVITLAFTGDQDVNKLKPIAEDIIQPRLERIAGVASVSMSGGQERLVKITVDQAKLQSYGITLDQINQALSSNNIAGSAGSVYRGNTEIQLRVQGEYKAVSEMGETPIPVGKGSVKLKDIATVKDSVDEVTTISTYNGKPSINISVTKATGGNTLSIANSVKDSLDSIRKELPPGTQLEMVTDASKPISDSVNSLVEHAVLGLVIAAIVLLLFLNSVRSTIIASIVIPISFVATFMMMYFSGQTINVISLSGLLLGLGSFVDFAVVIIENIFRQRHEGKSMLQGAIDGSKQVGNAVMASALAQIVVFLPVVFVDGIAGVLFKPLALTVIFSHVAALVVSLLIVPMLSSRWLPTVPDESIYSSGTYKGINPIMWFNIGFEKFKGGYRRILKWGINHRKSVLIITLLMFVAAGTLIPMVKAEFIPESDTGEFTINVKLPNGTVLEETEKVVQGIEKEILKVPDLDKMTVTVGSGGNSAFSGATPTNSADLSVTLKDGHQPTDVVVEGLRKKFDSIPDAEITLTSTTGFSSGSAVNINLKGDDIDVLRELSDNLVADVKNIPGTVNVKSSLSAVREEYEITVNRELASRYGLSATQILSAVNTSFNGSVATSYRTGEDQIDVKISLPEQNRHDLSYLQSLRITTSQGIDVPLSSVVSMDKRTVPDTVTREDQTRQVQITADIDGTGDILTINQKIDALLKSTHFPEGYSADTGGGQNEQMMESFINLGIAILLSVVLIYMVMAGQFESLLTPFVIMFSVPPTLIGVLIGLVVTGSSLSVSALTGYIMLVGLVVNNAIVMIDFIIQLRKEGQDRDEAIIHGASERLRPILMTTLATVLALLPMAFATGDGNETQAPMAVVVVFGLSFAALITLILIPVVYVILDNMIEKRKNRKLKRQAKRQLKKEAKLQQKSVHI; this comes from the coding sequence ATGTCTCAGTTTTCAATACGCCGTCCTGTAACAGTATTTATGTTAATTATTGCTTTGTTAATCGGGGGCGGTATTTTTGCGTTAAGGCTTCCTGTCGAGCAGATGCCGGATATGAAGCTGCCTATTGCTGTGGTAGCGACCAGTATTCCGAACTCGACACCGACAGAAGTTGAGGAACTGGTGACCAAACCTATTGAAAAGGGTCTGGCTTCTATTGAGAATGTGGATACGATCCAGTCGCAGTCTTCAGAAGGATCATCTATGGTCATAGTTCAATTTAATTGGGGAGTAGATATAAATCAGGCAACCCTCGACATGCGAGATAAAATTGATGGGGTTCGAGGGTCTCTTCCAAAGGCGGCAAATTCACCGCGCGTACTTAAATTGGATATTAACGCAACGCCAGTTATTACCCTCGCTTTTACAGGGGATCAGGATGTTAACAAGCTGAAGCCTATTGCTGAAGATATTATTCAGCCGCGGCTTGAAAGAATTGCGGGAGTAGCGTCAGTCAGCATGTCAGGTGGGCAGGAACGGCTTGTGAAGATTACTGTAGATCAGGCCAAGCTTCAAAGCTATGGCATTACGCTGGATCAAATCAACCAGGCACTATCGTCCAATAACATAGCTGGTTCTGCTGGTTCGGTGTACCGAGGTAATACAGAAATCCAACTTCGGGTTCAAGGTGAATATAAAGCTGTTTCAGAAATGGGTGAAACGCCAATTCCAGTCGGGAAGGGAAGCGTTAAGCTAAAGGACATTGCGACAGTTAAAGATTCTGTGGATGAAGTTACAACCATTTCTACCTATAATGGAAAGCCAAGTATCAATATTTCTGTTACTAAAGCTACAGGGGGAAATACCCTTTCAATCGCCAATTCTGTGAAGGATAGTTTAGATTCAATACGGAAGGAATTACCTCCGGGAACTCAATTGGAGATGGTAACAGATGCTTCCAAACCCATTAGCGACTCCGTAAACTCATTAGTAGAGCATGCTGTATTGGGACTTGTTATCGCAGCCATTGTGTTGCTGTTATTTTTGAATAGTGTACGTTCCACCATTATTGCTTCTATCGTTATTCCAATCTCTTTCGTAGCAACGTTTATGATGATGTATTTTAGCGGACAAACCATCAACGTCATTTCATTGAGTGGTTTGCTACTGGGATTGGGATCCTTTGTCGACTTTGCCGTTGTTATTATTGAGAATATTTTTAGGCAGCGACATGAAGGGAAGAGCATGCTACAAGGGGCTATTGATGGCTCCAAGCAGGTGGGTAATGCCGTTATGGCGTCTGCACTTGCGCAGATCGTAGTATTTTTACCAGTTGTTTTTGTTGACGGAATTGCGGGAGTTCTATTTAAACCGCTGGCATTAACTGTTATTTTTTCTCACGTTGCAGCTTTGGTGGTTTCTCTTCTGATTGTTCCAATGCTCAGCTCACGTTGGTTACCTACCGTACCAGATGAATCAATATACTCTTCAGGTACTTATAAAGGTATTAACCCGATTATGTGGTTTAATATTGGTTTCGAGAAGTTTAAGGGCGGCTATCGACGTATATTGAAGTGGGGAATTAACCACAGAAAATCGGTTTTGATCATTACATTATTAATGTTTGTTGCAGCTGGGACTCTGATTCCTATGGTTAAAGCTGAATTTATCCCGGAATCCGATACTGGGGAATTCACAATTAACGTAAAACTTCCTAATGGAACGGTCTTGGAAGAAACTGAAAAGGTTGTTCAAGGTATAGAAAAAGAAATTTTGAAAGTTCCTGATCTGGATAAAATGACCGTGACAGTTGGTTCTGGTGGCAATTCTGCCTTTTCAGGTGCAACTCCAACCAACTCGGCAGATCTAAGTGTTACGCTGAAGGATGGCCATCAGCCAACAGATGTTGTAGTTGAGGGCCTTCGTAAGAAATTTGATAGTATTCCGGATGCAGAGATTACACTGACGTCTACAACAGGTTTTTCAAGTGGATCGGCTGTTAACATTAATCTAAAAGGTGACGATATTGACGTCCTGAGAGAACTCTCGGACAATCTCGTTGCGGACGTGAAAAACATACCGGGTACCGTTAATGTTAAAAGTAGCTTGAGTGCGGTTCGCGAAGAATATGAGATTACGGTTAATCGGGAGCTTGCTAGTCGATATGGCTTATCAGCGACCCAAATCTTATCTGCAGTGAATACTTCTTTTAATGGATCAGTCGCCACAAGCTATCGTACAGGTGAAGATCAGATTGATGTGAAGATATCGTTGCCAGAGCAAAACCGCCATGATTTGTCATATTTACAATCTTTACGGATTACCACTTCACAAGGCATCGATGTACCTTTGTCTTCAGTAGTAAGTATGGATAAACGGACTGTACCCGATACTGTTACTCGTGAAGACCAAACGCGTCAAGTGCAGATTACTGCTGATATTGATGGAACAGGGGACATTCTTACCATTAATCAAAAAATAGATGCTCTATTGAAGAGTACTCACTTCCCAGAAGGCTACAGTGCAGATACGGGTGGCGGTCAAAATGAGCAAATGATGGAGTCCTTTATAAATCTGGGAATAGCTATATTGCTATCTGTAGTACTGATTTATATGGTTATGGCGGGTCAGTTTGAATCCTTGCTTACACCGTTTGTTATTATGTTTTCGGTTCCACCTACATTAATAGGTGTGCTTATTGGTTTGGTTGTCACAGGATCTAGTCTTAGCGTATCGGCCCTAACCGGTTATATTATGCTCGTCGGCTTGGTCGTGAATAACGCCATTGTTATGATTGATTTCATCATTCAGCTCCGTAAAGAAGGCCAAGATCGGGATGAAGCCATTATTCATGGAGCATCTGAGCGGCTACGTCCAATTTTGATGACTACACTTGCTACCGTACTTGCTTTGCTTCCAATGGCATTCGCTACAGGAGATGGTAATGAAACACAAGCACCTATGGCAGTTGTCGTTGTGTTCGGGTTGTCCTTTGCTGCTTTGATTACATTGATTCTTATTCCGGTTGTCTATGTTATTTTGGATAATATGATTGAAAAGCGTAAAAATCGTAAATTGAAAAGACAAGCAAAGAGACAACTCAAAAAAGAAGCAAAGCTGCAACAAAAGAGTGTTCACATTTAA